The proteins below come from a single Peromyscus leucopus breed LL Stock chromosome 13, UCI_PerLeu_2.1, whole genome shotgun sequence genomic window:
- the B3gnt7 gene encoding UDP-GlcNAc:betaGal beta-1,3-N-acetylglucosaminyltransferase 7, whose translation MSLWKKTLYKSVCLALALLVAVTVFQRSVTPGQFLQDPLPPTPGPPKTGNVVNSNSFWKSSKEIVAPTPVPPQGPQAWDVITTNCSININLTHQPWVQSLEPHFRQFLAYRHCRYFPMLLNHPEKCKGDIYLLVVVKSVITQHDRREVIRQTWGHEWESAGQGRGAVRTLFLLGTASKQEEGTHYQQLLAYEDRLYGDILQWDFLDSFFNLTLKEIHFLKWLDIYCPNVPFIFKGDDDVFVNPTNLLEFLSDRQPQENLFVGDVLKHARPIRKKDNKYYIPTVMYSKSTYPPYAGGGGFLMSGSLARHLHHACDTVELFPIDDVFLGMCLEVLGVQPTGHEGFKTFGISRVRGSRMNKEPCFYRAMLVVHKLLPAELLAMWDLVHSNLTCSLKFQVL comes from the exons ATGTCTCTGTG GAAGAAAACCCTCTACAAGAGTGTGTGCCTGGCTCTGGCCCTCCTGGTGGCCGTCACTGTATTCCAGCGCAGTGTGACCCCTGGCCAATTTCTGCAGGATCCTCTACCACCCACACCGGGGCCACCCAAAACTGGAAATGTAGTCAACTCCAACAGCTTCTGGAAAAGTTCAAAGGAAATAGTGGCTCCCACCCCCGTACCCCCTCAGGGACCCCAGGCCTGGGATGTGATCACCACTAACTGTTCTATCAACATCAATCTGACCCATCAGCCCTGGGTCCAGAGTCTTGAGCCACATTTCCGGCAGTTTCTAGCCTATCGCCATTGCCGATATTTTCCCATGTTGCTGAACCATCCAGAGAAGTGCAAAGGTGACATCTATCTGTTGGTGGTGGTCAAGTCGGTGATTACGCAGCACGACCGCCGTGAGGTCATCCGTCAGACCTGGGGCCACGAGTGGGAGTCGGCGGGCCAGGGCAGGGGTGCCGTGCGTACCCTCTTCCTGCTGGGCACAGCCTCCAAGCAAGAGGAGGGGACCCACTATCAGCAGCTGCTGGCCTACGAGGACCGTCTCTATGGTGACATCCTACAGTGGGACTTCCTTGACAGCTTCTTCAACCTGACCCTCAAGGAGATCCACTTCCTTAAGTGGCTTGACATTTACTGTCCCAACGTCCCCTTCATCTTCAAAGGTGACGATGATGTCTTTGTCAACCCCACCAACCTGCTCGAGTTTCTGTCTGACCGGCAGCCCCAGGAAAACCTATTTGTAGGTGACGTCCTGAAGCACGCTCGGCCCATCCGCAAAAAAGATAACAAATACTACATCCCCACCGTCATGTACAGCAAGTCCACCTACCCGCCCTACGCTGGCGGTGGGGGTTTCCTCATGTCTGGTAGCCTAGCTCGGCATCTCCACCATGCCTGTGACACCGTGGAACTCTTCCCTATCGATGACGTTTTCCTGGGCATGTGCTTGGAGGTGCTGGGCGTGCAGCCTACAGGCCACGAGGGCTTCAAGACCTTTGGCATCTCTCGGGTCCGAGGCAGCCGTATGAACAAGGAGCCCTGCTTCTACCGTGCCATGCTTGTCGTACACAAGCTGCTGCCCGCTGAGCTGCTGGCCATGTGGGATCTGGTGCACAGCAATCTCacctgctccctcaagttccAGGTGCTCTAA